A genomic stretch from Candidatus Krumholzibacteriia bacterium includes:
- the ric gene encoding iron-sulfur cluster repair di-iron protein, with the protein MSITLETKVGALAAEHPLATRVFARHGIDFCCGGGRPLGEVCEEKGLDAAAVLKEVHAELEQPGETMERWDQAPLGDVIDHILHAYHRPLREEMPRLETMARKVLDVHGEKDPDRFKRIVNVLVGLKAEVDSHMVKEEQILFPMIKAGSGAMAGGPIAVMEDEHLVVANALRELRELTDDYQAPEAACNTWRALWHGLDALEASFHQHIHLENNILFPRALAE; encoded by the coding sequence ATGTCCATCACGCTCGAAACCAAGGTTGGCGCACTGGCCGCGGAACACCCGCTGGCCACCCGCGTCTTTGCCCGCCACGGAATCGATTTCTGCTGCGGCGGTGGCCGCCCGCTCGGCGAGGTGTGCGAGGAGAAGGGGTTGGACGCCGCGGCGGTGTTGAAAGAGGTGCACGCGGAACTGGAGCAGCCCGGCGAGACCATGGAGCGCTGGGACCAGGCCCCGCTGGGGGATGTCATCGACCACATCCTCCACGCCTATCACCGCCCGCTGCGCGAGGAAATGCCGCGACTGGAAACGATGGCGCGCAAGGTGCTGGACGTGCACGGCGAGAAGGACCCGGATCGCTTCAAGCGGATTGTCAACGTGCTGGTGGGGCTCAAGGCGGAAGTCGACTCGCACATGGTCAAGGAAGAGCAGATCCTCTTTCCGATGATCAAGGCGGGGTCGGGCGCGATGGCGGGCGGGCCGATTGCCGTGATGGAGGACGAACACCTGGTGGTTGCCAATGCGTTGCGCGAACTGCGCGAACTGACCGACGACTACCAGGCGCCGGAGGCGGCATGCAACACGTGGCGCGCGCTATGGCACGGGCTGGATGCGCTGGAAGCGTCATTCCACCAGCACATCCACCTGGAGAACAACATCCTGTTCCCGCGCGCGCTGGCTGAGTGA
- a CDS encoding TetR/AcrR family transcriptional regulator: protein MRKPAAERREEILGAVCRIIGERGLASLTTTVLAKEVGVTSGALFRHFASRDEILDGAVRHALEKIDATFPAPSLPPLERLLQLGRNRVALFQNEPGIAWLLRSEEASLSLPPGAVARLRELVQKSAGYLMDAIREGMAAGTIRNDIEPEHLRVIVMGTIHALAGMPGIHKNERGSRRKDPEPVLAALARMLAAPAGTTPKKPSTTKRPPKRR, encoded by the coding sequence GTGCGCAAGCCCGCGGCCGAGCGCCGCGAGGAGATCCTGGGGGCGGTGTGCCGCATCATCGGGGAGAGGGGCCTCGCCTCGCTCACCACCACCGTGCTCGCCAAAGAGGTGGGAGTCACCTCCGGGGCGCTCTTCCGACACTTTGCCTCGCGGGACGAGATCCTCGATGGCGCCGTGCGCCACGCCCTGGAGAAAATCGACGCCACCTTTCCCGCCCCCTCGCTGCCGCCGCTGGAGCGGCTGCTGCAGCTGGGGCGCAACCGCGTGGCGCTGTTCCAGAACGAACCCGGCATTGCCTGGCTCCTGCGCTCGGAAGAGGCGAGTCTCTCGCTGCCGCCGGGGGCCGTCGCACGGCTGCGCGAACTGGTGCAGAAATCGGCGGGCTATCTCATGGACGCAATCCGCGAGGGTATGGCCGCAGGGACCATCCGCAACGACATCGAGCCCGAGCACCTGCGCGTGATAGTCATGGGGACCATCCATGCGCTGGCGGGAATGCCGGGCATCCACAAGAACGAAAGAGGGAGCCGCCGCAAAGATCCCGAGCCCGTGCTCGCGGCTCTGGCGCGCATGCTCGCGGCGCCGGCCGGGACCACACCCAAGAAACCATCCACCACCAAACGTCCACCCAAACGGAGGTAA